A stretch of the Panicum virgatum strain AP13 chromosome 9N, P.virgatum_v5, whole genome shotgun sequence genome encodes the following:
- the LOC120691669 gene encoding ecotropic viral integration site 5 ortholog-like isoform X2, with product MLMPWLGFPPGAMADGAEVWRRDAYGFAVRPQHVQRFREYAKIYKEEEEERAHRWRDFFERLADYANVPATPSVSPYAAARDGDAGAGAAKVEENNSVGMHCDKKEDEEMENAEDNNKLEGPNEPDAINELQEANGVSEDQKDVTDNLDKVEEETISRSEEATKASEDLKEVNGDAEELRDPNGGSEELEDGNSGNLEKLVELFLDKGLLDQLKPIKVESQRRVRAALSIIEKMMSSRVVKRDDCANDIRGKVATQLASIEEEERTAEMSHEGDPAEAVPHVAENVELGQETPDASTGTALEGGEHGSYFPWKEELESLVRGGVPMALRGEIWQAFVGVGARKITGYYNKLLEGATKSDEKDLVDPILNEQTSAPRKVTQPEKWKGQIEKDLPRTFPGHPALDEDGRNALRRLLTTYARHNPSVGYCQAMNFFAGLFLLFMPEENAFWALVGVIDDYFDGYYTEEMIESQVDQLVLEEVVRERFPKLAKHMDFLGVQVGWVTGPWFLSIFINMLPWESVLRVWDVILFEGNRTMLFRTTLALLDLYGPALVTTKDAGDAITLLQSLAGSTFDSSQLVLTACMGFQSVREMGLQELRKKHRPEILTAMEERSKDCNSWKDKKGLATKLYSFKHDPSFVCSPVKSKEGTDGLKLNGDTGSTNLETYLSTSSILENDLDQGVDLQDQVSWLKVELCKLLEEKRSADLRSEELETALMEMVEHDNRRTLSAKVEKLEAEVSELRKAFADKQEQEQAMLQILLRMEQEQKVTEDARIAAERDAAERKHAAHLLQEKYEAAIAALSQMEKRAVMAETMLEATKQYQAGQVKANQSFTSSSPRADHVPGKTNQEPNQDAPNRRMGLLSRGLGWLDKSKARQNSTETAGS from the exons ATGCTAATGCCTTGGTTGGGGTTTCCCCCGGGCGCCATGGCTGATGGTGCTGAGGTTTGGCGCAGGGACGCATATGGATTCGCGGTGCGGCCGCAGCATGTGCAGCGATTCCGCGAGTACGCCAAGATTTACAAG gaagaggaggaggagagggcgcATAGATGGAGAGACTTCTTTGAAAGGTTGGCTGATTATGCGAATGTGCCCGCCACACCCAGCGTTTCGCCATatgctgctgccagagatggtgatgcaggagcaggagcagcgaAAGTGGAAGAGAACAacagtgttgggatgcattgtgataaaaaagaagatGAGGAAATGGAGAATGCAGAAGATAACAATAAATTGGAAGGACCGAACGAACCTGATGCCATCAATGAATTGCAAGAAGCAAATGGTGTGTCAGAAGATCAGAAAGATGTAACCGACAACCTGGACAAAGTGGAAGAGGAGACTATTAGTAGGTCCGAAGAGGCGACCAAAGCTTCAGAGGACTTGAAGGAAGTGAATGGGGATGCGGAAGAATTAAGAGATCCAAATGGAGGCTCTGAAGAATTGGAAGATGGGAATAGTGGTAACTTGGAAAAGCTGGTAGAActctttttggataaggggtTGTTGGATCAACTGAAGCCCATAAAAGTTGAGTCCCAGAGGCGTGTACGGGCAGCGCTTAGCATCATTGAGAAAATGATGAGCTCTCGGGTGGTGAAGAGAGATGATTGTGCAAATGATATTCGTGGAAAGGTTGCAACACAGCTTGCTTCTAttgaagaggaagaaagaactgCAGAAATGAGTCATGAAGGGGATCCAGCAGAGGCTGTGCCTCATGTTGCAGAAAATGTGGAGCTTGGGCAGGAGACACCTGATGCTTCTACAGGTACTGCTCTGGAGGGAGGTGAGCATGGGTCTTATTTTCCTTGGAAGGAGGAGCTTGAGAGCTTGGTTCGTGGAGGCGTGCCAATGGCTCTTAGAGGAGAG ATATGGCAAGCTTTTGTGGGTGTTGGTGCTCGGAAAATTACTGGGTACTACAACAAATTGCTTGAAGGTGCTACAAAATCGGATGAAAAGGACCTTGTCGACCCAATTCTCAATGAACAGACAAGTGCACCAAGAAAAGTCACACAACCTGAGAAGTGGAAAGGACAGATAGAGAAG GACTTGCCACGAACATTTCCGGGACACCCGGCATTAGATGAGGATGGAAGGAATGCTTTGAGGCGGTTATTAACCACATATGCAAGGCATAATCCATCAGTTGGGTACTGTCAG GCCATGAACTTTTTTGCTGGGTTATTTTTGTTGTTCATGCCTGAAGAAAATGCATTTTG GGCTCTAGTAGGAGTTATTGATGATTACTTTGATGGTTACTACACTGAAGAAATGATTGAATCTCAG GTTGACCAGCTCGTCCTTGAGGAGGTTGTACGAGAAAGATTCCCTAAATTGG CTAAACATATGGATTTCTTGGGAGTTCAAGTGGGATGGGTGACCGGACCATGGTTTCTTTCAATTTTCATCAATATGCTTCCATGGGAAAGTG TACTTCGCGTTTGGGATGTTATCCTTTTTGAAGGAAATCGTACAATGCTGTTCAGGACTACTCTTGCTTTGCTGGATTTATATG GGCCTGCACTGGTGACCACAAAAGATGCCGGAGATGCAATTACACTACTTCAATCTCTTGCTGGATCTACTTTTGACAGCAGCCAATTAGTGTTGACAGCTTGCATGGGCTTTCAGTCAGTTAGAGAAATGGGATTGCAAGAGTTAAGGAAAAAGCACAGGCCTGAAATTTTAACTGCAATGGAGGAAAGATCGAAAGACTGTAATTCCTGGAAAGATAAGAAGGGGCTAGCGACCAAACTATATAGCTTTAAACATGATCCTTCATTTGTGTGCTCACCAGTTAAGTCCAAGGAAGGGACGGATGGTTTGAAATTGAATGGAGACACAGGATCAACAAATCTTGAGACCTACCTTAGTACTAGTTCTATACTAGAGAATGATTTGGATCAGGGTGTTGATCTTCAAGATCAG GTGTCATGGCTAAAGGTAGAACTGTGCAAGCTGCTTGAGGAGAAAAGATCAGCTGATCTCAG GAGTGAGGAGTTGGAAACTGCTTTAATGGAGATGGTCGAGCATGACAACAGAAGAACATTGAGTGCCAAG GTTGAGAAATTGGAGGCAGAGGTATCTGAACTGCGAAAAGCTTTTGCAGACAAGCAAGAGCAGGAGCAAGCAATGCTTCAG ATCTTGCTAAGAATGGAGCAAGAACAGAAAGTGACAGAAGATGCACGCATAGCTGCTGAGCGAGATGCTGCTGAAAGAAAACATGCTGCTCACTTGCTCCAG GAGAAGTATGAAGCAGCAATAGCAGCACTTTCGCAAATGGAGAAGAGAGCTGTAATGGCAGAAACAATGCTGGAGGCTACAAAGCAGTACCAGGCGGGGCAGGTTAAAGCCAATCAGTCTTTCACTTCAAG TTCGCCACGTGCAGACCATGTTCCTGGGAAGACAAATCAAGAGCCAAATCAAGATGCACCAAACAGGAGAATGGGCCTGCTTTCTAGAGGACTTGGATGGCTCGACAAGAGCAAG GCAAGGCAGAATTCCACTGAAACAGCTGGAAGCTAA
- the LOC120691669 gene encoding TBC1 domain family member 2B-like isoform X3: MGFDFEYKRDAYGFAVRPQHVQRFREYAKIYKEEEEERAHRWRDFFERLADYANVPATPSVSPYAAARDGDAGAGAAKVEENNSVGMHCDKKEDEEMENAEDNNKLEGPNEPDAINELQEANGVSEDQKDVTDNLDKVEEETISRSEEATKASEDLKEVNGDAEELRDPNGGSEELEDGNSGNLEKLVELFLDKGLLDQLKPIKVESQRRVRAALSIIEKMMSSRVVKRDDCANDIRGKVATQLASIEEEERTAEMSHEGDPAEAVPHVAENVELGQETPDASTGTALEGGEHGSYFPWKEELESLVRGGVPMALRGEIWQAFVGVGARKITGYYNKLLEGATKSDEKDLVDPILNEQTSAPRKVTQPEKWKGQIEKDLPRTFPGHPALDEDGRNALRRLLTTYARHNPSVGYCQAMNFFAGLFLLFMPEENAFWALVGVIDDYFDGYYTEEMIESQVDQLVLEEVVRERFPKLAKHMDFLGVQVGWVTGPWFLSIFINMLPWESVLRVWDVILFEGNRTMLFRTTLALLDLYGPALVTTKDAGDAITLLQSLAGSTFDSSQLVLTACMGFQSVREMGLQELRKKHRPEILTAMEERSKDCNSWKDKKGLATKLYSFKHDPSFVCSPVKSKEGTDGLKLNGDTGSTNLETYLSTSSILENDLDQGVDLQDQVSWLKVELCKLLEEKRSADLRSEELETALMEMVEHDNRRTLSAKVEKLEAEVSELRKAFADKQEQEQAMLQILLRMEQEQKVTEDARIAAERDAAERKHAAHLLQEKYEAAIAALSQMEKRAVMAETMLEATKQYQAGQVKANQSFTSSSPRADHVPGKTNQEPNQDAPNRRMGLLSRGLGWLDKSKQARQNSTETAGS, encoded by the exons atgggattCGACTTCGAGTACAAGAG GGACGCATATGGATTCGCGGTGCGGCCGCAGCATGTGCAGCGATTCCGCGAGTACGCCAAGATTTACAAG gaagaggaggaggagagggcgcATAGATGGAGAGACTTCTTTGAAAGGTTGGCTGATTATGCGAATGTGCCCGCCACACCCAGCGTTTCGCCATatgctgctgccagagatggtgatgcaggagcaggagcagcgaAAGTGGAAGAGAACAacagtgttgggatgcattgtgataaaaaagaagatGAGGAAATGGAGAATGCAGAAGATAACAATAAATTGGAAGGACCGAACGAACCTGATGCCATCAATGAATTGCAAGAAGCAAATGGTGTGTCAGAAGATCAGAAAGATGTAACCGACAACCTGGACAAAGTGGAAGAGGAGACTATTAGTAGGTCCGAAGAGGCGACCAAAGCTTCAGAGGACTTGAAGGAAGTGAATGGGGATGCGGAAGAATTAAGAGATCCAAATGGAGGCTCTGAAGAATTGGAAGATGGGAATAGTGGTAACTTGGAAAAGCTGGTAGAActctttttggataaggggtTGTTGGATCAACTGAAGCCCATAAAAGTTGAGTCCCAGAGGCGTGTACGGGCAGCGCTTAGCATCATTGAGAAAATGATGAGCTCTCGGGTGGTGAAGAGAGATGATTGTGCAAATGATATTCGTGGAAAGGTTGCAACACAGCTTGCTTCTAttgaagaggaagaaagaactgCAGAAATGAGTCATGAAGGGGATCCAGCAGAGGCTGTGCCTCATGTTGCAGAAAATGTGGAGCTTGGGCAGGAGACACCTGATGCTTCTACAGGTACTGCTCTGGAGGGAGGTGAGCATGGGTCTTATTTTCCTTGGAAGGAGGAGCTTGAGAGCTTGGTTCGTGGAGGCGTGCCAATGGCTCTTAGAGGAGAG ATATGGCAAGCTTTTGTGGGTGTTGGTGCTCGGAAAATTACTGGGTACTACAACAAATTGCTTGAAGGTGCTACAAAATCGGATGAAAAGGACCTTGTCGACCCAATTCTCAATGAACAGACAAGTGCACCAAGAAAAGTCACACAACCTGAGAAGTGGAAAGGACAGATAGAGAAG GACTTGCCACGAACATTTCCGGGACACCCGGCATTAGATGAGGATGGAAGGAATGCTTTGAGGCGGTTATTAACCACATATGCAAGGCATAATCCATCAGTTGGGTACTGTCAG GCCATGAACTTTTTTGCTGGGTTATTTTTGTTGTTCATGCCTGAAGAAAATGCATTTTG GGCTCTAGTAGGAGTTATTGATGATTACTTTGATGGTTACTACACTGAAGAAATGATTGAATCTCAG GTTGACCAGCTCGTCCTTGAGGAGGTTGTACGAGAAAGATTCCCTAAATTGG CTAAACATATGGATTTCTTGGGAGTTCAAGTGGGATGGGTGACCGGACCATGGTTTCTTTCAATTTTCATCAATATGCTTCCATGGGAAAGTG TACTTCGCGTTTGGGATGTTATCCTTTTTGAAGGAAATCGTACAATGCTGTTCAGGACTACTCTTGCTTTGCTGGATTTATATG GGCCTGCACTGGTGACCACAAAAGATGCCGGAGATGCAATTACACTACTTCAATCTCTTGCTGGATCTACTTTTGACAGCAGCCAATTAGTGTTGACAGCTTGCATGGGCTTTCAGTCAGTTAGAGAAATGGGATTGCAAGAGTTAAGGAAAAAGCACAGGCCTGAAATTTTAACTGCAATGGAGGAAAGATCGAAAGACTGTAATTCCTGGAAAGATAAGAAGGGGCTAGCGACCAAACTATATAGCTTTAAACATGATCCTTCATTTGTGTGCTCACCAGTTAAGTCCAAGGAAGGGACGGATGGTTTGAAATTGAATGGAGACACAGGATCAACAAATCTTGAGACCTACCTTAGTACTAGTTCTATACTAGAGAATGATTTGGATCAGGGTGTTGATCTTCAAGATCAG GTGTCATGGCTAAAGGTAGAACTGTGCAAGCTGCTTGAGGAGAAAAGATCAGCTGATCTCAG GAGTGAGGAGTTGGAAACTGCTTTAATGGAGATGGTCGAGCATGACAACAGAAGAACATTGAGTGCCAAG GTTGAGAAATTGGAGGCAGAGGTATCTGAACTGCGAAAAGCTTTTGCAGACAAGCAAGAGCAGGAGCAAGCAATGCTTCAG ATCTTGCTAAGAATGGAGCAAGAACAGAAAGTGACAGAAGATGCACGCATAGCTGCTGAGCGAGATGCTGCTGAAAGAAAACATGCTGCTCACTTGCTCCAG GAGAAGTATGAAGCAGCAATAGCAGCACTTTCGCAAATGGAGAAGAGAGCTGTAATGGCAGAAACAATGCTGGAGGCTACAAAGCAGTACCAGGCGGGGCAGGTTAAAGCCAATCAGTCTTTCACTTCAAG TTCGCCACGTGCAGACCATGTTCCTGGGAAGACAAATCAAGAGCCAAATCAAGATGCACCAAACAGGAGAATGGGCCTGCTTTCTAGAGGACTTGGATGGCTCGACAAGAGCAAG CAGGCAAGGCAGAATTCCACTGAAACAGCTGGAAGCTAA
- the LOC120691669 gene encoding TBC1 domain family member 2B-like isoform X4, protein MGFDFEYKRDAYGFAVRPQHVQRFREYAKIYKEEEEERAHRWRDFFERLADYANVPATPSVSPYAAARDGDAGAGAAKVEENNSVGMHCDKKEDEEMENAEDNNKLEGPNEPDAINELQEANGVSEDQKDVTDNLDKVEEETISRSEEATKASEDLKEVNGDAEELRDPNGGSEELEDGNSGNLEKLVELFLDKGLLDQLKPIKVESQRRVRAALSIIEKMMSSRVVKRDDCANDIRGKVATQLASIEEEERTAEMSHEGDPAEAVPHVAENVELGQETPDASTGTALEGGEHGSYFPWKEELESLVRGGVPMALRGEIWQAFVGVGARKITGYYNKLLEGATKSDEKDLVDPILNEQTSAPRKVTQPEKWKGQIEKDLPRTFPGHPALDEDGRNALRRLLTTYARHNPSVGYCQAMNFFAGLFLLFMPEENAFWALVGVIDDYFDGYYTEEMIESQVDQLVLEEVVRERFPKLAKHMDFLGVQVGWVTGPWFLSIFINMLPWESVLRVWDVILFEGNRTMLFRTTLALLDLYGPALVTTKDAGDAITLLQSLAGSTFDSSQLVLTACMGFQSVREMGLQELRKKHRPEILTAMEERSKDCNSWKDKKGLATKLYSFKHDPSFVCSPVKSKEGTDGLKLNGDTGSTNLETYLSTSSILENDLDQGVDLQDQVSWLKVELCKLLEEKRSADLRSEELETALMEMVEHDNRRTLSAKVEKLEAEVSELRKAFADKQEQEQAMLQILLRMEQEQKVTEDARIAAERDAAERKHAAHLLQEKYEAAIAALSQMEKRAVMAETMLEATKQYQAGQVKANQSFTSSSPRADHVPGKTNQEPNQDAPNRRMGLLSRGLGWLDKSKARQNSTETAGS, encoded by the exons atgggattCGACTTCGAGTACAAGAG GGACGCATATGGATTCGCGGTGCGGCCGCAGCATGTGCAGCGATTCCGCGAGTACGCCAAGATTTACAAG gaagaggaggaggagagggcgcATAGATGGAGAGACTTCTTTGAAAGGTTGGCTGATTATGCGAATGTGCCCGCCACACCCAGCGTTTCGCCATatgctgctgccagagatggtgatgcaggagcaggagcagcgaAAGTGGAAGAGAACAacagtgttgggatgcattgtgataaaaaagaagatGAGGAAATGGAGAATGCAGAAGATAACAATAAATTGGAAGGACCGAACGAACCTGATGCCATCAATGAATTGCAAGAAGCAAATGGTGTGTCAGAAGATCAGAAAGATGTAACCGACAACCTGGACAAAGTGGAAGAGGAGACTATTAGTAGGTCCGAAGAGGCGACCAAAGCTTCAGAGGACTTGAAGGAAGTGAATGGGGATGCGGAAGAATTAAGAGATCCAAATGGAGGCTCTGAAGAATTGGAAGATGGGAATAGTGGTAACTTGGAAAAGCTGGTAGAActctttttggataaggggtTGTTGGATCAACTGAAGCCCATAAAAGTTGAGTCCCAGAGGCGTGTACGGGCAGCGCTTAGCATCATTGAGAAAATGATGAGCTCTCGGGTGGTGAAGAGAGATGATTGTGCAAATGATATTCGTGGAAAGGTTGCAACACAGCTTGCTTCTAttgaagaggaagaaagaactgCAGAAATGAGTCATGAAGGGGATCCAGCAGAGGCTGTGCCTCATGTTGCAGAAAATGTGGAGCTTGGGCAGGAGACACCTGATGCTTCTACAGGTACTGCTCTGGAGGGAGGTGAGCATGGGTCTTATTTTCCTTGGAAGGAGGAGCTTGAGAGCTTGGTTCGTGGAGGCGTGCCAATGGCTCTTAGAGGAGAG ATATGGCAAGCTTTTGTGGGTGTTGGTGCTCGGAAAATTACTGGGTACTACAACAAATTGCTTGAAGGTGCTACAAAATCGGATGAAAAGGACCTTGTCGACCCAATTCTCAATGAACAGACAAGTGCACCAAGAAAAGTCACACAACCTGAGAAGTGGAAAGGACAGATAGAGAAG GACTTGCCACGAACATTTCCGGGACACCCGGCATTAGATGAGGATGGAAGGAATGCTTTGAGGCGGTTATTAACCACATATGCAAGGCATAATCCATCAGTTGGGTACTGTCAG GCCATGAACTTTTTTGCTGGGTTATTTTTGTTGTTCATGCCTGAAGAAAATGCATTTTG GGCTCTAGTAGGAGTTATTGATGATTACTTTGATGGTTACTACACTGAAGAAATGATTGAATCTCAG GTTGACCAGCTCGTCCTTGAGGAGGTTGTACGAGAAAGATTCCCTAAATTGG CTAAACATATGGATTTCTTGGGAGTTCAAGTGGGATGGGTGACCGGACCATGGTTTCTTTCAATTTTCATCAATATGCTTCCATGGGAAAGTG TACTTCGCGTTTGGGATGTTATCCTTTTTGAAGGAAATCGTACAATGCTGTTCAGGACTACTCTTGCTTTGCTGGATTTATATG GGCCTGCACTGGTGACCACAAAAGATGCCGGAGATGCAATTACACTACTTCAATCTCTTGCTGGATCTACTTTTGACAGCAGCCAATTAGTGTTGACAGCTTGCATGGGCTTTCAGTCAGTTAGAGAAATGGGATTGCAAGAGTTAAGGAAAAAGCACAGGCCTGAAATTTTAACTGCAATGGAGGAAAGATCGAAAGACTGTAATTCCTGGAAAGATAAGAAGGGGCTAGCGACCAAACTATATAGCTTTAAACATGATCCTTCATTTGTGTGCTCACCAGTTAAGTCCAAGGAAGGGACGGATGGTTTGAAATTGAATGGAGACACAGGATCAACAAATCTTGAGACCTACCTTAGTACTAGTTCTATACTAGAGAATGATTTGGATCAGGGTGTTGATCTTCAAGATCAG GTGTCATGGCTAAAGGTAGAACTGTGCAAGCTGCTTGAGGAGAAAAGATCAGCTGATCTCAG GAGTGAGGAGTTGGAAACTGCTTTAATGGAGATGGTCGAGCATGACAACAGAAGAACATTGAGTGCCAAG GTTGAGAAATTGGAGGCAGAGGTATCTGAACTGCGAAAAGCTTTTGCAGACAAGCAAGAGCAGGAGCAAGCAATGCTTCAG ATCTTGCTAAGAATGGAGCAAGAACAGAAAGTGACAGAAGATGCACGCATAGCTGCTGAGCGAGATGCTGCTGAAAGAAAACATGCTGCTCACTTGCTCCAG GAGAAGTATGAAGCAGCAATAGCAGCACTTTCGCAAATGGAGAAGAGAGCTGTAATGGCAGAAACAATGCTGGAGGCTACAAAGCAGTACCAGGCGGGGCAGGTTAAAGCCAATCAGTCTTTCACTTCAAG TTCGCCACGTGCAGACCATGTTCCTGGGAAGACAAATCAAGAGCCAAATCAAGATGCACCAAACAGGAGAATGGGCCTGCTTTCTAGAGGACTTGGATGGCTCGACAAGAGCAAG GCAAGGCAGAATTCCACTGAAACAGCTGGAAGCTAA
- the LOC120691669 gene encoding ecotropic viral integration site 5 ortholog-like isoform X1, with protein MLMPWLGFPPGAMADGAEVWRRDAYGFAVRPQHVQRFREYAKIYKEEEEERAHRWRDFFERLADYANVPATPSVSPYAAARDGDAGAGAAKVEENNSVGMHCDKKEDEEMENAEDNNKLEGPNEPDAINELQEANGVSEDQKDVTDNLDKVEEETISRSEEATKASEDLKEVNGDAEELRDPNGGSEELEDGNSGNLEKLVELFLDKGLLDQLKPIKVESQRRVRAALSIIEKMMSSRVVKRDDCANDIRGKVATQLASIEEEERTAEMSHEGDPAEAVPHVAENVELGQETPDASTGTALEGGEHGSYFPWKEELESLVRGGVPMALRGEIWQAFVGVGARKITGYYNKLLEGATKSDEKDLVDPILNEQTSAPRKVTQPEKWKGQIEKDLPRTFPGHPALDEDGRNALRRLLTTYARHNPSVGYCQAMNFFAGLFLLFMPEENAFWALVGVIDDYFDGYYTEEMIESQVDQLVLEEVVRERFPKLAKHMDFLGVQVGWVTGPWFLSIFINMLPWESVLRVWDVILFEGNRTMLFRTTLALLDLYGPALVTTKDAGDAITLLQSLAGSTFDSSQLVLTACMGFQSVREMGLQELRKKHRPEILTAMEERSKDCNSWKDKKGLATKLYSFKHDPSFVCSPVKSKEGTDGLKLNGDTGSTNLETYLSTSSILENDLDQGVDLQDQVSWLKVELCKLLEEKRSADLRSEELETALMEMVEHDNRRTLSAKVEKLEAEVSELRKAFADKQEQEQAMLQILLRMEQEQKVTEDARIAAERDAAERKHAAHLLQEKYEAAIAALSQMEKRAVMAETMLEATKQYQAGQVKANQSFTSSSPRADHVPGKTNQEPNQDAPNRRMGLLSRGLGWLDKSKQARQNSTETAGS; from the exons ATGCTAATGCCTTGGTTGGGGTTTCCCCCGGGCGCCATGGCTGATGGTGCTGAGGTTTGGCGCAGGGACGCATATGGATTCGCGGTGCGGCCGCAGCATGTGCAGCGATTCCGCGAGTACGCCAAGATTTACAAG gaagaggaggaggagagggcgcATAGATGGAGAGACTTCTTTGAAAGGTTGGCTGATTATGCGAATGTGCCCGCCACACCCAGCGTTTCGCCATatgctgctgccagagatggtgatgcaggagcaggagcagcgaAAGTGGAAGAGAACAacagtgttgggatgcattgtgataaaaaagaagatGAGGAAATGGAGAATGCAGAAGATAACAATAAATTGGAAGGACCGAACGAACCTGATGCCATCAATGAATTGCAAGAAGCAAATGGTGTGTCAGAAGATCAGAAAGATGTAACCGACAACCTGGACAAAGTGGAAGAGGAGACTATTAGTAGGTCCGAAGAGGCGACCAAAGCTTCAGAGGACTTGAAGGAAGTGAATGGGGATGCGGAAGAATTAAGAGATCCAAATGGAGGCTCTGAAGAATTGGAAGATGGGAATAGTGGTAACTTGGAAAAGCTGGTAGAActctttttggataaggggtTGTTGGATCAACTGAAGCCCATAAAAGTTGAGTCCCAGAGGCGTGTACGGGCAGCGCTTAGCATCATTGAGAAAATGATGAGCTCTCGGGTGGTGAAGAGAGATGATTGTGCAAATGATATTCGTGGAAAGGTTGCAACACAGCTTGCTTCTAttgaagaggaagaaagaactgCAGAAATGAGTCATGAAGGGGATCCAGCAGAGGCTGTGCCTCATGTTGCAGAAAATGTGGAGCTTGGGCAGGAGACACCTGATGCTTCTACAGGTACTGCTCTGGAGGGAGGTGAGCATGGGTCTTATTTTCCTTGGAAGGAGGAGCTTGAGAGCTTGGTTCGTGGAGGCGTGCCAATGGCTCTTAGAGGAGAG ATATGGCAAGCTTTTGTGGGTGTTGGTGCTCGGAAAATTACTGGGTACTACAACAAATTGCTTGAAGGTGCTACAAAATCGGATGAAAAGGACCTTGTCGACCCAATTCTCAATGAACAGACAAGTGCACCAAGAAAAGTCACACAACCTGAGAAGTGGAAAGGACAGATAGAGAAG GACTTGCCACGAACATTTCCGGGACACCCGGCATTAGATGAGGATGGAAGGAATGCTTTGAGGCGGTTATTAACCACATATGCAAGGCATAATCCATCAGTTGGGTACTGTCAG GCCATGAACTTTTTTGCTGGGTTATTTTTGTTGTTCATGCCTGAAGAAAATGCATTTTG GGCTCTAGTAGGAGTTATTGATGATTACTTTGATGGTTACTACACTGAAGAAATGATTGAATCTCAG GTTGACCAGCTCGTCCTTGAGGAGGTTGTACGAGAAAGATTCCCTAAATTGG CTAAACATATGGATTTCTTGGGAGTTCAAGTGGGATGGGTGACCGGACCATGGTTTCTTTCAATTTTCATCAATATGCTTCCATGGGAAAGTG TACTTCGCGTTTGGGATGTTATCCTTTTTGAAGGAAATCGTACAATGCTGTTCAGGACTACTCTTGCTTTGCTGGATTTATATG GGCCTGCACTGGTGACCACAAAAGATGCCGGAGATGCAATTACACTACTTCAATCTCTTGCTGGATCTACTTTTGACAGCAGCCAATTAGTGTTGACAGCTTGCATGGGCTTTCAGTCAGTTAGAGAAATGGGATTGCAAGAGTTAAGGAAAAAGCACAGGCCTGAAATTTTAACTGCAATGGAGGAAAGATCGAAAGACTGTAATTCCTGGAAAGATAAGAAGGGGCTAGCGACCAAACTATATAGCTTTAAACATGATCCTTCATTTGTGTGCTCACCAGTTAAGTCCAAGGAAGGGACGGATGGTTTGAAATTGAATGGAGACACAGGATCAACAAATCTTGAGACCTACCTTAGTACTAGTTCTATACTAGAGAATGATTTGGATCAGGGTGTTGATCTTCAAGATCAG GTGTCATGGCTAAAGGTAGAACTGTGCAAGCTGCTTGAGGAGAAAAGATCAGCTGATCTCAG GAGTGAGGAGTTGGAAACTGCTTTAATGGAGATGGTCGAGCATGACAACAGAAGAACATTGAGTGCCAAG GTTGAGAAATTGGAGGCAGAGGTATCTGAACTGCGAAAAGCTTTTGCAGACAAGCAAGAGCAGGAGCAAGCAATGCTTCAG ATCTTGCTAAGAATGGAGCAAGAACAGAAAGTGACAGAAGATGCACGCATAGCTGCTGAGCGAGATGCTGCTGAAAGAAAACATGCTGCTCACTTGCTCCAG GAGAAGTATGAAGCAGCAATAGCAGCACTTTCGCAAATGGAGAAGAGAGCTGTAATGGCAGAAACAATGCTGGAGGCTACAAAGCAGTACCAGGCGGGGCAGGTTAAAGCCAATCAGTCTTTCACTTCAAG TTCGCCACGTGCAGACCATGTTCCTGGGAAGACAAATCAAGAGCCAAATCAAGATGCACCAAACAGGAGAATGGGCCTGCTTTCTAGAGGACTTGGATGGCTCGACAAGAGCAAG CAGGCAAGGCAGAATTCCACTGAAACAGCTGGAAGCTAA